The genomic DNA ACCAAGGGCTCGGACCTGGTGACCGTCGAGCGCAACCAGTTCACCAACCACGACAAGACGATGCTCATCGGCAGCAGCGACACCGACAGCGTCGGCAAGCTGCGCGTCTCCATCCACCACAACGTGTGGAAGGGGATAGTTCAGAGGGCTCCGCTGGCCCGGATCGGGCAGATCCACATCTACAACAACTACTACGACACCACGAACCTCAACGGGTACGTCCTTCAGTACAGCGTCAACTCGCGGGCCAAGGCGCAGGTCGTCGTCCAGAACAACTACTGGAAGATTTCGGCCGGTCAGAAGGTCGGCAAGCTGTTCAGCGGTGACGGCACCGGGTCCATCGCGGGCAGCGGCAACCTCGTCAACGGCACCGCCACCGACCTCGTCGCCGCCTACAACGCCGCCAACTCCAAGAAGCTGAAGACCACCGTGAACTGGACGCCGACCCTCACGGCCGGTCTGGAGACCTCCGCCAAGAACCTCCCGACGGAGCTCTCCAACACGACCGGCGCCGGCGTCCTCAACTAACCTGCGGCGAACGGCTGTTGCCTCAGATCAGTGGCCTCAGATCAGCGAGAGCAGCCCGTATCCGCCCAGGGTGGTGAGGCTCTTCTGGGTGAGGCCGACCGCGGGGGCGGTGAACAGCTTGGTGCCCGTGGCCGTCGGGCGGGAGGTGCCCCCGGGGATGACCCAGACAGCGCCCGTGTCCAGGTTCTCGCCCGACGCGCTCACGAACAGCTCCGGCTTGCCGTCGTTGTTGACGTCCCCGACGGAGACCGTCGTACCGAAGAAGTCGTCGATCTCGGAGGCGCCGGGGACGCCGGCCGTGTCCTGGGTGAACGAATAGGCGCCCGTGCCGAGCGCGCCCGTGCGGCGGCCTGGGATCACGGTCACCGCTCCGGCCCGGGTCTTGCCCGCGACGCCTTCGGACGGGGCGCCGACGACGATGTCGGCGAGCCCGTCCCGGTTGAGGTCGGCCACGGCCAGGGCGCCGCCGAACTCGTCCTCCTTCTCGCTCGCGCCGGGCACACCGGCGGTGTCCTGGGTGAGCTGTACGGGCTCGGCGTCGAACGCGATGCCCCTCGCCGTGCCGTAGTAGACCAGCACGCGTCCGCCCAACGCGCCGTCCACACCCGCGACGTCGGGCTCCCAGGGGTCACCGACCACGAGGTCGGCGTACCCGTCGCCGTTGACGTCTCCCGAGGCGGCGATGAGTCCGTTGCCCCGCTTCGGTTGTCTGAAGGTGGTGGCCGGGTCGACGTAGACCTCGCCACCGCTCAGATCGCTGAGGCCCTGGGTGGCGACGGCCAGGTCGAGCACGGCGTTGCCGTCGAAGTCGCCGAGCGCGACGCTCGCCGGGGAGGCGGTGACGTCTTCGCGTGCGATCGAACCGAAGGTGCCGGTGCGGCTGAACGGTCCCTTGAAGACCAGGGAGCCCTCCGATCCGGCGACCGCGACCTGCGTCCTGCTGCCCGCGCCGATGCTCAGGGCGGACAGGTCGATGCCGAACCGCTCCAGGTAGTCCGACGGCGCCGGCAGGTCGGTGGCCGTCGTCAGCCCGTTCTTTCCGCCCCACAACACGGTGACCAGGCCCGCGTCCTTGCCGCGGGCGGTGTCCTCGTACGGCGCGGAGACCACGAGGTCCCCGTAGCCGTCGCGGTTGAGGTCGGCGGTGGCTGTGGACCCGCCGAACCAGTCGCCCGCCTCTGCGGTGCCCGGTACCCCGGCGGTGTTCTGGGTGATCGT from Streptomyces sp. NBC_01478 includes the following:
- a CDS encoding VCBS repeat-containing protein, whose translation is MVKSRTARGRWRSVATVVAVLAGGSLLPAAPAFAVHGAVPGDFNGDGYRDAVLPAPGADVAGKEAAGAVVILYGSSSGLSATHRKTITQNTAGVPGTAEAGDWFGGSTATADLNRDGYGDLVVSAPYEDTARGKDAGLVTVLWGGKNGLTTATDLPAPSDYLERFGIDLSALSIGAGSRTQVAVAGSEGSLVFKGPFSRTGTFGSIAREDVTASPASVALGDFDGNAVLDLAVATQGLSDLSGGEVYVDPATTFRQPKRGNGLIAASGDVNGDGYADLVVGDPWEPDVAGVDGALGGRVLVYYGTARGIAFDAEPVQLTQDTAGVPGASEKEDEFGGALAVADLNRDGLADIVVGAPSEGVAGKTRAGAVTVIPGRRTGALGTGAYSFTQDTAGVPGASEIDDFFGTTVSVGDVNNDGKPELFVSASGENLDTGAVWVIPGGTSRPTATGTKLFTAPAVGLTQKSLTTLGGYGLLSLI